A single Mixta calida DNA region contains:
- the moaA gene encoding GTP 3',8-cyclase MoaA, translated as MVNQFTDSYARKFYYLRLSITDVCNFRCTYCLPDGYKPQGATNKSFLSLDEIRRVTRAFASAGTEKVRLTGGEPSLRRDFVDIIAAVRENPGIRQLAVTTNGYRMARDVARWREAGLTSINVSVDSLDARQFHAITGQDKFHQVMRGIDAAFEAGFSKVKVNSVLMRDVNDRSLQTFLDWIRHRPIQLRFIELMETGDGGDLFQRHHISGEVIRDRLIMQGWQRQLRDRSDGPAQVFRHPDYQGEIGLIMPYEKDFCASCNRLRVSAIGNLHLCLFGDGGVPLRDLLASDAQQEELQARIAASLGRKKQTHFLHQGNTGITQNLSFIGG; from the coding sequence CTGGTGAACCAATTTACTGATTCCTATGCACGCAAGTTCTATTACTTGCGTTTGTCGATCACGGACGTGTGCAATTTTCGTTGCACCTACTGTCTGCCTGACGGCTATAAGCCGCAGGGCGCGACCAATAAAAGCTTCCTCTCCCTCGACGAGATCCGCCGCGTCACGCGCGCCTTCGCCAGCGCCGGCACGGAAAAAGTGCGTCTTACCGGCGGCGAGCCGAGCCTGCGCCGCGATTTCGTCGATATCATCGCCGCCGTGCGCGAAAACCCCGGCATCCGCCAGCTGGCGGTGACCACCAATGGCTACCGCATGGCGCGCGACGTGGCGCGCTGGCGCGAAGCGGGCCTGACCTCAATCAACGTCAGCGTCGACAGTCTTGACGCCCGTCAATTCCACGCCATCACCGGCCAGGATAAATTTCATCAGGTGATGCGCGGCATCGACGCCGCCTTCGAGGCAGGCTTCAGCAAGGTCAAGGTTAACAGCGTGCTGATGCGCGACGTTAACGATCGCAGCCTGCAAACCTTCCTCGACTGGATTCGTCATCGTCCCATTCAGCTGCGCTTTATCGAACTGATGGAGACCGGCGACGGCGGCGATCTGTTTCAGCGCCATCATATTTCCGGCGAGGTTATCCGCGATCGGTTAATCATGCAGGGCTGGCAACGCCAGCTGCGCGACCGCAGCGATGGCCCGGCGCAGGTGTTCCGCCATCCTGACTATCAGGGCGAAATCGGCCTGATCATGCCCTACGAGAAGGATTTCTGCGCCAGCTGCAACCGTCTGCGCGTCTCCGCCATCGGCAATCTGCATCTCTGCCTGTTCGGCGACGGCGGCGTGCCGCTGCGCGATCTGCTGGCGTCCGACGCGCAGCAGGAGGAGTTGCAGGCGCGCATCGCCGCCAGCCTTGGCCGTAAAAAGCAGACGCACTTCCTGCATCAGGGCAATACCGGCATCACGCAGAATCTCTCATTTATCGGCGGCTAA
- a CDS encoding methyl-accepting chemotaxis protein, with the protein MSRSLTTKRKMRTRTLMLITGMLTISLGFILTIGLLSSQSRQQQRQLAQDYLQQIAKANAQQVQNRFDGALHAARALATSAWSLHQAGLTERRALDQLLLDTLSAHNDFLSMSLAFEPNAFDGKDAAFAGQPDQEPTGRYVRYVARDGGNNPALHNLTDYEKPGSGDYYLLPRQRMKEVILEPYLYPYNGVEVMLTSIAAPIVVGGQFKGSVTTDFSLATLQKAISAIKPWQGKGYALLLSNEGKIIASPDASQTGKTWQGEQHSATGVQMSEDAWLKEAAFISWQPINVGNSGTPWRLAIVAPVSDVMAAANRQLVYALVLMLVSIVVVCGVLGLIFTRKIARPIGGEPGDAASLALAVAQGDLSQPISVQANDRQSIFYAMQTMQQQLRTMVGEIMTASASVRSGASEIASGNLNLSSRTEEQASALQETAASMEQLTATVKLNADNAHHATTLTGNATAVAQRGETLVRQVVEIMGQIDDSSRKIGDITSMINSIAFQTNILALNAAVEAARAGEQGRGFAVVASEVRNLAQRSANAVKEISALIEESASRVSAGVSLVNETGETMQAMTESVSAVQAIIDEIVNASDEQSLGISQVSVAVNEMDGVTQQNAALVQEMSAAAASLEQQAHQLAETVSTFQLERLA; encoded by the coding sequence ATGTCTCGTTCACTTACCACAAAGCGCAAAATGCGCACCCGCACGCTGATGCTGATCACCGGCATGCTTACGATTTCTCTCGGTTTTATCCTGACCATCGGCCTGCTGAGCAGCCAGTCGCGTCAACAGCAGCGGCAGCTGGCGCAGGATTACCTGCAACAGATCGCCAAAGCCAACGCCCAACAGGTGCAAAACCGTTTCGACGGCGCGCTGCATGCGGCGCGCGCGCTTGCCACCAGCGCATGGAGCCTGCATCAGGCGGGCCTGACGGAACGTCGCGCGCTGGACCAGCTGCTGCTCGACACCCTGAGCGCCCACAATGATTTTCTTTCCATGTCGCTGGCTTTCGAACCGAACGCCTTTGACGGTAAAGACGCCGCTTTTGCCGGACAGCCGGATCAGGAGCCAACCGGACGCTACGTGCGCTACGTCGCCCGCGACGGCGGTAACAATCCGGCGCTACACAATCTGACCGACTATGAAAAACCGGGCAGCGGCGACTATTACCTGCTGCCGCGTCAACGGATGAAAGAGGTGATTCTGGAGCCTTACCTTTACCCTTACAACGGCGTCGAGGTGATGCTGACCTCCATTGCCGCGCCAATTGTGGTGGGCGGCCAGTTTAAAGGCTCGGTAACCACCGATTTTTCACTGGCGACGCTGCAAAAAGCGATTAGCGCCATTAAGCCCTGGCAGGGTAAAGGCTATGCGTTGCTGCTGTCGAACGAAGGCAAAATTATCGCCAGTCCCGATGCCTCGCAGACGGGTAAAACCTGGCAAGGGGAACAACACAGCGCGACGGGCGTACAGATGTCTGAGGATGCCTGGCTGAAAGAGGCGGCGTTTATCAGTTGGCAGCCAATTAACGTCGGCAACAGCGGCACGCCCTGGCGACTGGCGATTGTCGCGCCGGTAAGCGACGTGATGGCGGCAGCGAACCGGCAACTGGTCTATGCGCTGGTGCTAATGCTGGTAAGCATCGTGGTGGTGTGCGGCGTGCTGGGGCTGATTTTCACCCGTAAAATCGCACGTCCTATTGGCGGCGAGCCGGGAGACGCCGCCAGCCTGGCGCTGGCCGTGGCGCAGGGCGACCTGAGCCAACCGATCAGCGTGCAGGCCAACGATCGCCAGAGCATTTTTTACGCCATGCAAACCATGCAGCAGCAGTTGCGCACCATGGTGGGCGAGATCATGACCGCCAGCGCGTCTGTGCGTAGCGGCGCCAGCGAAATCGCCAGCGGCAACCTGAATCTCTCCTCTCGTACCGAGGAGCAGGCTTCCGCGCTACAGGAGACCGCGGCCAGCATGGAACAGCTGACGGCGACGGTGAAGCTCAACGCCGATAACGCCCACCACGCAACCACCCTGACCGGCAACGCGACGGCGGTGGCGCAGCGCGGCGAGACGCTGGTGCGTCAGGTGGTGGAAATTATGGGACAGATCGACGACAGCTCGCGCAAGATCGGCGATATCACCAGCATGATTAACAGTATCGCCTTTCAGACCAATATCCTTGCGCTGAACGCGGCGGTAGAGGCGGCGCGCGCCGGGGAACAGGGGCGCGGCTTCGCGGTTGTGGCGTCTGAAGTGCGCAATCTGGCGCAGCGCTCCGCCAACGCGGTGAAGGAGATCTCCGCGCTGATTGAAGAGTCGGCGTCGCGCGTCAGCGCAGGCGTTTCGCTGGTCAACGAAACCGGCGAAACCATGCAGGCGATGACCGAATCGGTTTCAGCGGTGCAGGCGATCATTGATGAGATCGTCAACGCTTCCGACGAACAGTCGCTGGGGATCAGCCAGGTAAGCGTGGCGGTCAACGAGATGGACGGCGTTACGCAGCAGAACGCCGCGCTGGTGCAGGAGATGTCCGCCGCCGCCGCCTCGCTGGAGCAGCAGGCGCACCAGCTGGCGGAAACCGTTTCCACCTTTCAGCTGGAACGGCTCGCTTAA
- a CDS encoding OBAP family protein, with protein sequence MKKLWLPVLSALMLAGCGANNTPAQVQTPGAPTSTKMKLLDTGAAAMQSRPPIDAINAYLDGFHFYSGDKNGQMEAHHYVTILNDDVMQALIYDGNTRDARLMGVEYIISERLFKTLPPEEKKLWHSHSYEVKSGTLVAPGLPDAADKALMTKLVNTYGKTWHTWHTDRDKTLPFGIPALMMGFTADGQLDQRLLKDRDERFGIDSRKMRQQRADIVANPIVKGANAWQDGDTIQLQRVKGGGEHAHGDTEFGTSEQTKRHKTP encoded by the coding sequence ATGAAAAAGCTATGGTTGCCGGTGCTTTCAGCATTGATGCTTGCCGGTTGCGGCGCAAATAATACCCCAGCGCAGGTGCAGACGCCCGGCGCGCCGACATCAACAAAAATGAAGCTTCTTGATACCGGCGCCGCCGCGATGCAGTCGCGTCCGCCGATCGACGCCATTAACGCCTATCTCGACGGCTTCCACTTTTACAGCGGCGATAAAAACGGCCAGATGGAAGCGCACCACTACGTCACCATCCTGAACGACGATGTGATGCAGGCGCTGATTTATGACGGCAATACGCGTGACGCGCGTCTGATGGGCGTGGAATATATTATCAGCGAGCGGCTGTTTAAAACGCTGCCGCCGGAAGAGAAGAAACTGTGGCACAGCCACAGCTACGAGGTGAAATCAGGCACGCTGGTGGCGCCGGGACTGCCGGACGCGGCGGATAAGGCGCTAATGACTAAACTGGTGAACACCTATGGCAAAACCTGGCACACCTGGCACACCGACCGCGATAAAACCCTGCCGTTCGGCATTCCGGCGCTGATGATGGGCTTTACCGCCGACGGGCAGCTCGATCAGCGCCTGCTGAAAGATCGCGATGAACGCTTCGGCATCGACAGCCGCAAAATGCGCCAGCAGCGCGCCGATATCGTCGCCAACCCGATCGTCAAAGGCGCCAACGCCTGGCAGGATGGCGATACCATTCAGCTACAGCGCGTTAAGGGCGGCGGCGAGCATGCGCATGGCGATACCGAATTTGGCACTTCAGAACAGACGAAGCGCCACAAAACCCCTTAA
- the moaC gene encoding cyclic pyranopterin monophosphate synthase MoaC, which produces MSQLTHINAAGEAHMVDVSAKAETLREARAEACVVMAPATLQMIIEGRHHKGDVFATARIAGIQAAKRTWDLIPLCHPLMLSKVEVELTAEPEKNRVRIESVCRLTGKTGVEMEALTAASVAALTIYDMCKAVQKDMVIESVRLLQKSGGKSGDFQAVEHD; this is translated from the coding sequence ATGTCGCAATTAACCCACATCAACGCCGCCGGCGAAGCGCATATGGTCGACGTTTCGGCCAAGGCGGAAACGCTGCGCGAAGCGCGCGCGGAAGCGTGCGTCGTGATGGCCCCCGCCACGCTGCAAATGATTATCGAAGGACGTCACCACAAAGGGGACGTGTTCGCCACTGCCCGCATCGCTGGCATTCAGGCGGCGAAGCGCACCTGGGATCTCATCCCGCTCTGCCATCCGCTGATGCTGAGCAAGGTAGAAGTCGAGCTGACCGCCGAGCCGGAGAAAAATCGCGTGCGCATCGAATCGGTTTGCCGTCTTACCGGCAAAACCGGCGTCGAGATGGAGGCGCTGACCGCTGCCTCGGTGGCCGCGCTGACGATCTACGATATGTGCAAAGCGGTGCAGAAAGATATGGTGATTGAATCGGTGCGTCTGCTGCAAAAAAGCGGCGGCAAGTCGGGCGATTTTCAGGCGGTGGAACATGATTAA
- the moaD gene encoding molybdopterin synthase sulfur carrier subunit: MIKVLFFAQVRELVETAALSLTAEYATVEDLRAALAARGDRWDLALSPGKLLASVNQTLVSLQHPIQDGDEVAFFPPVTGG, translated from the coding sequence ATGATTAAGGTACTGTTTTTCGCACAGGTGCGCGAGCTGGTGGAGACCGCCGCGCTGTCGCTGACGGCGGAGTACGCCACGGTAGAAGATCTGCGGGCGGCGCTGGCCGCGCGCGGCGACCGCTGGGATCTGGCGCTCAGCCCCGGCAAACTGCTCGCCTCGGTGAATCAGACGCTGGTGTCGCTACAGCACCCGATTCAGGACGGCGACGAGGTCGCGTTCTTCCCGCCGGTGACCGGAGGCTGA
- the moaE gene encoding molybdopterin synthase catalytic subunit MoaE — MTTRIRVGQPPFSVAEEYQWLSASNDDGAVVTFTGKVRNHNLGDNVSALTLEHYPGMTEKALAEIVEEARARWPLHLVSVIHRVGELFPGDEIVFVGVSAAHRGAAFEAAGFIMDYLKTRAPFWKREATPQGDRWVEARDSDRQAAGRWD; from the coding sequence ATGACCACCCGCATTCGCGTCGGCCAGCCGCCGTTCAGCGTGGCCGAAGAGTACCAGTGGCTCTCCGCCAGTAACGATGACGGCGCGGTTGTCACCTTTACCGGCAAAGTGCGCAACCATAATCTGGGCGATAACGTCTCTGCGCTGACGCTGGAGCATTATCCCGGCATGACGGAAAAGGCGTTGGCGGAGATTGTCGAGGAGGCGCGCGCGCGCTGGCCGCTGCATCTGGTCAGCGTTATTCATCGCGTCGGCGAGCTTTTCCCCGGCGACGAGATTGTGTTTGTCGGCGTGAGCGCCGCGCATCGCGGCGCGGCTTTTGAAGCGGCCGGGTTTATTATGGACTACCTGAAAACCCGCGCGCCGTTCTGGAAACGGGAAGCGACGCCGCAGGGCGACCGCTGGGTTGAAGCGCGCGACAGCGACAGGCAGGCCGCCGGCCGCTGGGATTAA
- a CDS encoding DUF1615 domain-containing protein, producing MSFQRFRTLPLAALLALAGCTSKQPQTPQQTPQQVQARVVKLMPSDVRQKADWASDIATAFRTQKIDASDSHICAVIAVADQETNFNADSPVPGLPKIAWGEIDKRAARLHIPAFLVRTALLIKSPNGRSYADRLDSVRTEKELSAIFDDFINMVPMGQTLFGNLNPIHTGGPMQVSIAFAEANAQGYPWPVKNSIRQEVFTRHGGIWFGVKHLLGYPVNYSEPLYRFADFNAGWYASRNAAFQAAVARVTGMKLALDGDLILYGSDKAGATELAVRTVGAQLDMSDRAIRRDLEKGDKPDFEESELWKQLFALADKQAGRRLPREMLPGIALESPKITRKLTTAWFAQRVNSRYQQCMARR from the coding sequence ATGTCATTTCAGCGTTTCCGCACACTCCCGCTCGCCGCGCTGCTGGCGCTGGCGGGCTGTACCAGCAAACAGCCGCAGACGCCGCAGCAAACGCCGCAGCAGGTGCAGGCGCGCGTCGTGAAGCTGATGCCTTCCGACGTGCGGCAAAAGGCGGACTGGGCCAGCGATATCGCTACCGCCTTCCGTACCCAGAAGATCGATGCCAGCGACAGCCATATCTGCGCGGTGATTGCCGTTGCCGATCAGGAAACCAATTTCAACGCCGATTCGCCGGTGCCCGGCCTGCCGAAAATCGCCTGGGGCGAGATCGATAAACGTGCGGCGCGGCTGCATATTCCGGCGTTTCTGGTGCGCACCGCGCTGCTGATTAAATCCCCTAACGGCCGCAGCTACGCCGACCGGCTCGACAGCGTGCGCACGGAGAAAGAGCTGAGCGCTATCTTCGATGATTTCATCAATATGGTGCCGATGGGCCAGACGCTGTTCGGCAACCTGAACCCGATCCACACCGGCGGCCCAATGCAGGTCAGCATCGCCTTTGCCGAGGCGAATGCGCAAGGCTACCCATGGCCGGTTAAAAACAGTATCCGCCAGGAGGTCTTTACCCGACACGGCGGCATCTGGTTTGGCGTGAAGCATCTGCTTGGCTACCCGGTAAACTATAGCGAGCCGCTCTATCGCTTCGCCGATTTCAACGCCGGCTGGTACGCCAGCCGCAACGCGGCGTTTCAGGCGGCGGTGGCGCGCGTCACCGGCATGAAGCTGGCATTGGACGGCGATCTGATTCTTTACGGCTCCGACAAGGCGGGCGCCACCGAGCTGGCGGTGCGTACGGTCGGCGCGCAGCTGGATATGAGCGATCGGGCGATCCGCCGCGATCTGGAGAAGGGCGATAAGCCCGATTTTGAAGAGAGCGAACTCTGGAAACAGCTGTTTGCGCTGGCGGATAAACAGGCCGGACGACGACTGCCGCGCGAGATGCTGCCCGGCATTGCGCTGGAAAGCCCGAAAATCACCCGCAAGCTGACCACCGCCTGGTTCGCCCAGCGCGTCAACAGCCGCTACCAGCAGTGCATGGCGCGCCGGTAA
- a CDS encoding gluconeogenesis factor YvcK family protein, with protein MRNRTLADLDRVVALGGGHGLGRVMSALAPLGSRLTGIVTTTDNGGSTGRIRRSEGGIAWGDMRNCLNQLITEPGVASLMFEYRFTGNGELAGHNLGNLMLKALDHLSVRPLEAINLIRNMLKVDAFLIPMSEQPVDLVATDSEGNMVYGETEIDTLKQAPQELMLHPNVAPTREAIEAVAEADLILIGPGSFFTSLMPVLLMAEMAQALRRTHAPLIFIGNLGRELSPAAAALRLEDKLAIMENAIGKKVIDAVVVGPRVDTQGVQDRLIVQQPLEAADIPYRHDRQLLRLALEKALQALG; from the coding sequence ATGCGTAATCGTACTCTTGCGGATCTGGATCGGGTGGTCGCCCTGGGCGGCGGCCACGGTCTGGGACGCGTCATGTCTGCCCTCGCCCCCCTCGGTTCGCGGCTGACCGGCATCGTCACCACCACCGACAACGGCGGCTCAACCGGACGTATTCGGCGTTCGGAAGGCGGCATCGCCTGGGGCGATATGCGCAACTGCCTGAATCAGCTCATTACCGAGCCGGGCGTCGCGTCATTGATGTTCGAGTATCGCTTTACCGGCAACGGCGAGCTGGCGGGACACAACCTCGGCAACCTGATGCTGAAGGCGCTGGATCACCTCAGCGTGCGCCCGCTGGAAGCGATTAACCTGATTCGCAATATGCTGAAGGTGGATGCCTTTTTGATTCCAATGTCGGAACAGCCGGTCGACCTGGTAGCGACCGACAGCGAAGGCAATATGGTTTATGGCGAAACGGAAATTGATACGCTGAAACAGGCGCCGCAGGAACTGATGCTGCATCCCAACGTGGCGCCGACGCGCGAGGCGATTGAGGCGGTCGCCGAGGCGGACCTGATTCTGATTGGCCCCGGCAGCTTTTTCACCAGTCTGATGCCGGTGCTGCTCATGGCGGAGATGGCGCAGGCGCTGCGCCGTACTCACGCTCCGCTGATTTTTATCGGCAACCTGGGGCGCGAGCTCAGCCCGGCCGCCGCCGCGCTGCGGCTGGAAGATAAGCTGGCGATAATGGAAAACGCGATTGGCAAGAAGGTGATCGACGCGGTTGTGGTTGGCCCGCGCGTCGATACTCAGGGGGTGCAGGATCGTCTGATTGTGCAGCAGCCGCTGGAAGCGGCGGATATTCCCTACCGTCACGACCGCCAGCTGCTGCGCCTGGCGCTGGAAAAAGCATTGCAGGCGCTCGGCTGA
- the clsB gene encoding cardiolipin synthase ClsB yields the protein MTMSWRDGNRIQLLENGEQFFPRVFGAIRRAQHSVLLETFILFEDDVGNALHRELLAAAQRGVKIEMMVDGYGSPDLSDEFVSSLTSAGVRFLYYDPRPLVMGMRTNVFRRLHRKIVVVDGAIAFVGGINFSAEHNTDFGPEAKQDYAIEVKGPIVDDIGRFVQEAIGSEANTHRWWGHRSHRPAVNQQPGDAQALFVYRDNDEHRDDIEQHYLEMLGNAKEDVIIANAYFFPGYRLLREMKNAAQRGVRVRLIVQGEPDMPIVKVGAELLYNYLVEGGVEVYEYIRRPLHGKVAVADRQWATVGSSNLDPLSLSLNLEANLIIHDRQFNQTLRDNLERLLQEDCVRVQEDKLPKRTWLQLSKSIIVFHFLRHFPAIAGWLPAHTPKVKQVPPPVQPELETQDRVDTDKQGVES from the coding sequence ATGACAATGAGCTGGCGCGACGGTAACCGTATTCAACTGCTGGAGAACGGTGAACAATTTTTCCCGCGCGTATTCGGCGCGATTCGGCGGGCGCAGCACAGCGTGTTGCTGGAAACCTTTATTCTGTTTGAGGACGATGTCGGCAACGCGCTGCACCGCGAGCTGCTGGCGGCGGCGCAGCGCGGCGTGAAAATCGAGATGATGGTGGACGGCTACGGCTCGCCCGATCTGTCGGATGAGTTTGTCTCCAGCCTGACCTCGGCGGGGGTGCGCTTTCTTTATTACGATCCGCGTCCGCTGGTGATGGGCATGCGCACCAACGTGTTTCGTCGCCTGCACCGCAAGATCGTGGTGGTGGACGGCGCGATCGCTTTTGTCGGCGGCATCAACTTTTCCGCCGAGCACAACACCGATTTCGGCCCGGAAGCCAAGCAGGACTATGCCATTGAGGTGAAGGGGCCGATTGTCGACGATATCGGCCGCTTTGTGCAGGAGGCGATCGGCAGCGAAGCGAATACCCATCGCTGGTGGGGCCACCGTTCGCATCGTCCGGCGGTGAATCAGCAGCCGGGCGACGCGCAGGCGCTGTTCGTTTACCGCGATAACGATGAGCATCGTGACGATATCGAACAACACTATCTGGAGATGCTGGGCAACGCCAAAGAGGATGTGATTATCGCCAATGCCTATTTCTTCCCCGGCTATCGGCTGCTACGCGAAATGAAAAACGCCGCCCAGCGCGGCGTGCGGGTGCGTCTGATTGTGCAGGGCGAACCGGATATGCCGATTGTGAAGGTGGGCGCCGAGCTGCTCTATAACTATCTGGTGGAGGGCGGCGTCGAGGTTTACGAATATATTCGTCGTCCGCTGCACGGCAAGGTGGCGGTGGCTGACAGACAGTGGGCGACGGTCGGCTCCAGCAACCTGGACCCGCTGAGCCTGTCGCTGAATCTGGAGGCCAACCTGATTATTCACGACAGGCAGTTTAATCAGACGCTGCGCGATAACCTGGAGCGCCTGTTACAGGAAGATTGCGTACGCGTGCAGGAGGATAAGCTGCCGAAGCGTACCTGGCTGCAACTGAGCAAGAGCATTATTGTTTTCCATTTTCTGCGTCATTTTCCCGCCATCGCCGGCTGGCTGCCTGCCCATACGCCAAAAGTAAAGCAGGTGCCACCGCCGGTGCAGCCGGAACTGGAAACGCAGGACCGCGTCGATACCGATAAACAGGGAGTCGAATCCTGA
- the moaB gene encoding molybdenum cofactor biosynthesis protein B, with product MGKATQEFQATRIAVLTVSDRREAHDDTSGDYLREAATGAGHQVLDHAIVADNLYRIRAVVSSWIASDDIQVILINGGTGFNSKNSTPEALLPLFDREIEGFGEVFRMLSWEEIGSATLQSRAVAGMANQTLIFAMPGSTSACRTAWERIICEQLDARTRPCQFVSHLKKA from the coding sequence ATGGGCAAAGCCACTCAGGAATTTCAGGCGACGCGGATCGCGGTACTGACCGTTTCCGACCGTCGCGAAGCGCACGACGACACCTCAGGCGACTATCTGCGCGAAGCGGCGACCGGGGCGGGCCATCAGGTGCTCGACCACGCGATTGTCGCCGACAACCTTTACCGTATTCGCGCGGTGGTCTCCAGCTGGATCGCCAGCGACGATATTCAGGTGATTTTGATTAACGGCGGCACCGGCTTCAACAGCAAAAACAGCACGCCGGAAGCGCTGCTGCCGCTGTTCGACCGCGAAATCGAAGGTTTCGGCGAAGTGTTTCGCATGCTCTCCTGGGAAGAAATCGGCTCCGCGACGCTGCAATCGCGCGCTGTCGCCGGGATGGCCAACCAGACGCTGATCTTCGCGATGCCGGGCTCCACCTCCGCCTGCCGCACCGCCTGGGAGCGCATTATCTGTGAGCAGCTGGATGCCCGTACGCGTCCCTGCCAGTTCGTATCACATCTGAAAAAAGCGTAA
- a CDS encoding Bax inhibitor-1/YccA family protein, which yields MDRFPHSQDTIVQRAGTGLQTYMAQVYGWMTCGLLLTAFISWYAANTPAVMELVFANRVTFIGLIIAQLAVVFVLSGLVHKLSGAVATGLFMLYSALTGLTLASIFLAYTYASIASTFFITAGMFGVMSFWGYTTKRDLSKMGSILFMALIGLLLASLVNFWLKSPALMWAITYIGVLVFVGLTAWDTQKLKAIGEQIDVRDKENLRRYSIMGALTLYLDFINLFLMLLRIFGNRR from the coding sequence ATGGATCGATTTCCACACTCTCAGGACACAATCGTGCAGCGCGCCGGCACCGGGCTGCAAACTTACATGGCGCAGGTTTATGGCTGGATGACCTGCGGTCTGCTGCTGACCGCGTTTATTTCCTGGTACGCCGCCAATACGCCAGCGGTCATGGAGCTGGTATTCGCTAACCGCGTCACCTTCATCGGACTGATCATTGCCCAGCTGGCGGTGGTGTTTGTCCTCTCCGGGCTAGTGCATAAGCTGAGCGGAGCGGTGGCGACGGGGCTGTTTATGCTCTATTCGGCGCTGACCGGCCTGACGCTGGCCAGTATTTTTCTGGCGTATACGTATGCTTCCATCGCCAGCACTTTCTTCATCACCGCCGGCATGTTCGGCGTCATGAGCTTCTGGGGCTACACCACCAAACGCGACCTGAGCAAAATGGGCAGCATTCTGTTTATGGCGCTGATTGGCCTGCTGCTCGCTTCTCTGGTCAACTTCTGGCTGAAAAGCCCGGCGTTGATGTGGGCGATTACCTATATCGGCGTGCTGGTATTTGTCGGCCTGACCGCCTGGGACACGCAGAAGCTGAAGGCTATCGGCGAGCAGATTGACGTGCGCGATAAGGAAAACCTGCGTCGCTACTCCATCATGGGCGCGCTGACGCTCTACCTCGACTTTATCAACCTGTTCCTGATGCTGCTGCGCATTTTCGGCAACCGCCGTTAA
- a CDS encoding endonuclease/exonuclease/phosphatase family protein, with the protein MSQKAQGFSFKVLTINTHKGFTSFNRRFILPELREAVRATSADIVFLQEVMGTHAVHPMQVENWPDTPHYEFLADTMWNDYAYGRNAVYPEGHHGNAVLSRFPIIDYENRDISVAGTEKRGVLHCRLQLPDNDRELHVMCVHLGLRDAHRHAQMKMMCEMIANIPADAPLVVAGDFNDWQTRANKMLKRCANLDEVFSVKNGRPARTFPARFPVLRLDRIYVRNAEVSQPWALPVRPWSHLSDHAPLAVEIHL; encoded by the coding sequence ATGTCACAAAAAGCGCAAGGATTTTCCTTTAAAGTCCTGACAATTAATACACATAAGGGTTTTACCAGTTTCAACCGGCGCTTTATTTTACCGGAGCTGCGCGAAGCAGTACGCGCGACCTCCGCCGATATCGTTTTTCTACAGGAGGTGATGGGCACGCACGCCGTCCATCCGATGCAGGTGGAAAACTGGCCGGACACGCCCCACTACGAGTTCCTGGCTGACACCATGTGGAACGATTACGCTTATGGACGCAATGCGGTCTATCCTGAAGGCCATCACGGCAACGCTGTACTGTCGCGCTTTCCCATCATCGACTATGAAAACCGCGATATTTCCGTCGCGGGGACGGAAAAGCGCGGCGTGCTGCACTGCCGCCTGCAGCTCCCGGATAACGATCGGGAGCTGCATGTGATGTGCGTGCATCTTGGCCTGCGCGACGCGCACCGCCATGCGCAGATGAAAATGATGTGCGAAATGATCGCCAATATCCCCGCCGACGCGCCGCTGGTGGTGGCGGGCGATTTTAACGACTGGCAAACGCGCGCCAATAAGATGCTGAAGCGCTGCGCCAATCTGGATGAGGTCTTCAGCGTTAAAAATGGCCGCCCTGCGCGTACCTTTCCGGCGCGTTTTCCCGTGCTGCGTCTCGATCGTATTTATGTACGCAACGCGGAAGTCAGTCAGCCCTGGGCGTTACCTGTGCGGCCATGGTCACACCTTTCCGATCATGCGCCGCTGGCCGTGGAGATCCATTTATGA